The following are from one region of the Paenibacillus sabinae T27 genome:
- a CDS encoding ATP-binding cassette domain-containing protein, producing MPVQLTGVSFRYGRFPALRGIDLLIPEGGLTVLCGVTGSGKSTLLRLLSGLEQPDAGRIDYTSGDSSASVSIVFQQPESQLFAGSVRKDVEYGLEQRAIPVPRRSEAADRAMRHAGLDPERYGPRSPFLLSGGEKRRVCIAGAIAPRPRLLLLDEPTAGLDPPAVRALLETAAELKRGGYTIVVATHDLDCFFPLADQVAVLAQGTLRYSGPPDGLWNGARVLEDAGLEPPAYIRIGRMLMRQGGLDALPAGAGDLLAKLDPLRLAYPGGEACPGAGGGERPAAAGRSLSAAGAAAAAGSAALPEARGLTAADGARVAESGRRAAAGDRCASQLPADADAANSIADAANTTAAVAAGAGALAAPAESDAFGSASRPAGSALRKLDPRVKWLAMALWSLVILGMTSALPLGAASVLVAVLLACGGITRKRTVWFYRPFLPMFLLLWLLSAFSWSGGASFAFSPAGALTGGLSVLRLGLLISLGFLFTETTSGAPLREGLEWAIKPLGRLGVQTRNWSLAVSVTLQFIPWILRKISALQMALASRGNRKRGLARWTPRQISLMAVPLLLQVIGMGDELSTAIEARGYDPSKPRTPWLVLSWGRRDTAALLLVLFAAALLWGLSRS from the coding sequence ATGCCGGTACAGCTGACGGGCGTGTCCTTCCGTTACGGCCGGTTCCCCGCCCTGCGCGGCATTGATCTGCTGATCCCGGAGGGCGGCCTTACGGTCCTGTGCGGCGTAACGGGCAGTGGCAAGTCCACACTGCTGCGGCTGCTTTCCGGGCTGGAGCAGCCGGACGCAGGCCGCATTGACTATACGAGCGGAGACTCATCCGCATCCGTCTCAATCGTCTTCCAGCAGCCGGAGAGCCAGCTCTTCGCCGGCAGCGTCAGGAAGGATGTCGAGTACGGCCTGGAGCAGCGGGCCATCCCCGTGCCCCGGCGCAGCGAGGCGGCGGACCGGGCGATGCGGCATGCAGGGCTCGATCCCGAGCGCTACGGGCCGCGCTCGCCGTTCCTGCTGAGCGGCGGCGAGAAGCGCCGGGTCTGCATCGCTGGTGCGATCGCCCCCCGGCCGCGGCTGCTCCTGCTGGACGAGCCGACGGCCGGGCTCGACCCGCCCGCCGTCCGCGCGCTGCTGGAGACCGCCGCGGAGCTGAAGCGCGGCGGCTATACGATCGTGGTCGCCACGCACGATCTGGACTGCTTCTTCCCACTGGCCGATCAGGTCGCGGTGCTGGCGCAAGGAACCTTGCGCTACAGCGGGCCGCCGGACGGCCTGTGGAACGGTGCCCGCGTGCTGGAAGACGCGGGCCTGGAACCTCCGGCCTATATCCGGATCGGCCGGATGCTCATGCGCCAAGGCGGGCTGGATGCGCTGCCCGCCGGCGCAGGGGATTTGCTGGCGAAGCTGGACCCGCTTCGCCTTGCTTATCCCGGAGGCGAAGCCTGTCCGGGGGCTGGTGGCGGTGAGCGGCCTGCTGCAGCTGGCCGCTCCCTCTCCGCCGCTGGCGCAGCTGCGGCGGCAGGCAGCGCAGCCCTGCCGGAGGCCCGCGGGCTGACGGCAGCGGACGGCGCCCGGGTGGCCGAAAGCGGACGGCGCGCCGCCGCAGGCGACCGCTGCGCTTCGCAGCTTCCGGCGGATGCCGACGCCGCCAACTCAATCGCCGACGCCGCCAACACAACGGCTGCCGTGGCGGCTGGCGCCGGCGCACTCGCCGCCCCTGCCGAGAGCGACGCGTTCGGCAGCGCCAGCCGCCCGGCCGGATCGGCCTTGCGGAAGCTCGATCCGCGCGTCAAATGGCTGGCGATGGCGCTATGGTCGCTCGTCATTCTCGGAATGACGAGCGCGCTTCCGCTCGGGGCCGCCTCGGTGCTGGTAGCCGTACTTCTCGCCTGCGGGGGCATAACGCGGAAACGGACCGTTTGGTTCTACCGGCCGTTCCTGCCGATGTTTCTGCTGCTGTGGCTTCTGTCGGCCTTTTCATGGAGCGGCGGCGCCTCCTTCGCCTTTTCTCCCGCAGGCGCGCTGACCGGCGGTCTCTCCGTCCTCCGGCTGGGGCTGCTCATTTCGCTCGGCTTCTTGTTCACCGAGACCACCTCGGGAGCGCCGCTGCGCGAGGGGCTGGAGTGGGCCATCAAGCCGCTTGGAAGACTGGGCGTCCAAACGCGGAATTGGTCGCTCGCCGTGTCCGTAACCTTGCAGTTTATTCCCTGGATTCTGCGAAAAATCTCCGCGCTGCAGATGGCGCTCGCTTCCCGGGGCAACCGGAAGCGGGGGCTAGCGCGCTGGACGCCGCGGCAGATCTCGCTGATGGCGGTTCCCCTGCTTCTGCAGGTCATCGGCATGGGCGACGAGCTGTCCACCGCCATCGAAGCCCGCGGCTATGACCCTTCGAAGCCGCGGACGCCCTGGCTTGTTCTGAGCTGGGGGCGACGGGATACGGCCGCGCTGCTGCTCGTCCTGTTCGCGGCGGCGCTGCTGTGGGGGCTCTCCCGAAGCTAA
- a CDS encoding FMN-binding protein, with amino-acid sequence MKNTKNLSLLILMLTLTLTACGNSNNNSAATESPSSEPTAAATGTADSSPAPAAGAFKDGVYKAEYDRNDVRNWKAYVEVTVTGGKIGKAYYDYTNEAGELRSKNEAYIKGFSEANKFTPREAFDKLGQELVASQDAAKVDAVSGATHSSRNFNELAAAALVKAEAGDTATAVVPLYEDGTYKVAADAFDSHGWKPQIDLEIKDHKIASVQFDYVNEAGKLKTEDAGYKTAMEAKSKTYPAKYTEELEKQLVEKQSIGSVDAVSGATTSSNNFKALVEYALDDLAEVGDTKPAAIKIEE; translated from the coding sequence ATGAAAAACACAAAGAACTTGTCCCTGCTCATTTTGATGCTGACGCTTACCCTGACAGCCTGCGGAAATTCGAATAACAACTCGGCTGCGACTGAAAGTCCGAGCAGCGAGCCAACGGCAGCGGCAACCGGTACAGCGGATTCTTCTCCGGCGCCGGCTGCGGGTGCTTTTAAAGACGGAGTCTACAAAGCGGAGTATGACCGCAATGATGTGCGGAACTGGAAGGCTTATGTGGAAGTGACCGTAACCGGAGGCAAAATCGGGAAGGCCTATTATGATTACACTAACGAAGCAGGCGAGCTCAGAAGCAAGAACGAGGCCTATATCAAAGGATTCTCGGAAGCGAATAAATTCACGCCCCGCGAAGCCTTCGACAAGCTGGGTCAAGAGCTGGTAGCCTCACAGGACGCTGCCAAGGTCGATGCGGTTTCCGGCGCGACTCATTCGTCCAGAAACTTCAATGAGCTTGCCGCCGCCGCTCTGGTCAAAGCGGAAGCCGGAGACACGGCGACCGCCGTCGTTCCGCTGTATGAGGACGGCACGTATAAGGTAGCAGCCGATGCCTTCGACAGCCACGGCTGGAAGCCGCAGATTGATCTGGAGATTAAGGACCACAAGATCGCAAGCGTACAATTCGATTATGTCAACGAAGCCGGAAAGCTGAAGACGGAAGACGCCGGATACAAGACGGCGATGGAAGCCAAGAGCAAGACCTATCCGGCCAAATATACGGAAGAATTGGAGAAGCAGCTGGTAGAGAAGCAGTCCATCGGTTCCGTGGACGCGGTAAGCGGGGCGACGACCTCCTCGAATAACTTCAAGGCGCTTGTGGAGTACGCGCTGGATGATCTGGCGGAAGTCGGCGATACGAAACCAGCCGCAATCAAGATTGAAGAATAA
- the mprF gene encoding bifunctional lysylphosphatidylglycerol flippase/synthetase MprF produces MHTNKHRQEQIKLVRLLVSIYRVKAVRALFPVIIIALVYLEGQHELKGVKLARTLRELRHVPVPDILRMMAAALAAVAVMSAYDFLIRAHFRMKTGVWSTFRYSWIANTFNNLIGFAGLAGVGLRTLLYKKSGVPTAVLTPAIVFLSPLMITGLSLLSWANLFGILPAEELLREHRWLVFAVWGMALYLPFFIMVQRSSLFAKWINRGEGRTPWMTVYASVASSLLEWLGAGFTFAMIARYMLDGAPFQPMMSLYVIAAIAGILSMAPGGIGAFDLIALLGLQQMGYASERAMAVLVIFRLFYYVVPWLIGLVLAAFEIGQQGIRLLRGTAMETSLNTWQKIWGWPGQYTFLSDLGGWALGKLVLVSGLILLLSAATPELMYRLRFTEELLSLPIMRLSHHLSVVIGFMLVLLSRGISLHVRRAYIGSGILLALGAVFAFAKGFDYEEAIFLLLVAFLLWISRARFYRISAPISRQSLLGWLMLTSFIALSYYLLASYSHRGFFKALRPGEATEWLQQHGHFAYTAAGGLAAAWLLLSLAAVLRPNRRAEALTAPPDMERLRRYLEMESGNALTHMLFTGDKSFYWAQDGKVMLPFARVRDKLVVLGDPLGPKELVNDAISEFRTEADRYGLTVVFYQATPAYLPIYHEQGYRFFKLGEEALVPLERFTLSGKRNSDLRSVARRFEREGSTFELAKPPYGAELLQELRSISDEWLRGRAEKGYSLGWFDESYLQLAPLALLRNAEGAVIAFASLAPGYDDGVTVSIDLMRHRLKSPNGTMDFLFISLLEWAKAEGYVRFNLGNAPLSSVGRNPGSLREEKIAHLVFKRGGHWYGFLGLRRYKEKFSPEWEPRYLAYPVSLSLPVLTLDLVRLVSRQPKVRK; encoded by the coding sequence ATGCATACAAACAAACATAGACAGGAACAGATAAAGCTGGTAAGGCTGCTGGTGTCGATTTATCGCGTCAAGGCGGTTCGGGCGCTGTTTCCGGTAATCATTATTGCGCTTGTGTACTTAGAGGGGCAGCATGAACTGAAAGGGGTCAAGCTTGCCCGGACGCTGCGTGAACTCAGGCATGTTCCGGTGCCGGATATTCTGCGGATGATGGCGGCGGCGCTGGCGGCGGTTGCGGTGATGAGCGCCTACGATTTTCTGATCCGTGCCCACTTTCGGATGAAGACCGGGGTATGGAGCACCTTCCGCTATTCGTGGATCGCCAATACCTTTAACAATTTGATCGGCTTTGCCGGTCTTGCGGGAGTCGGTCTGCGCACGCTGCTCTATAAAAAAAGCGGAGTGCCCACGGCGGTCCTGACTCCGGCCATTGTCTTTTTGTCTCCGCTGATGATTACGGGCCTGTCGCTGCTGTCCTGGGCCAACCTCTTCGGCATCCTGCCGGCGGAGGAGCTGCTGCGCGAGCACCGGTGGTTGGTGTTCGCCGTTTGGGGCATGGCGCTCTATCTGCCCTTTTTTATCATGGTCCAGCGTTCCTCCTTGTTCGCCAAATGGATTAACCGGGGAGAAGGGAGAACGCCGTGGATGACGGTATACGCCTCGGTCGCTTCTTCGCTGCTGGAATGGCTGGGCGCCGGATTTACTTTTGCGATGATCGCGAGGTATATGCTGGACGGCGCTCCTTTTCAGCCGATGATGAGTCTGTACGTCATTGCGGCGATTGCGGGCATACTCAGCATGGCCCCGGGAGGCATCGGCGCATTTGATCTGATTGCGCTGCTCGGATTGCAGCAGATGGGGTATGCAAGTGAGCGGGCGATGGCGGTGCTCGTCATCTTCCGGCTGTTCTATTATGTCGTTCCCTGGCTGATCGGGCTGGTGCTGGCGGCGTTCGAAATCGGACAGCAGGGCATCCGGCTGCTGCGTGGCACGGCTATGGAGACGTCTCTGAACACTTGGCAAAAGATTTGGGGCTGGCCCGGACAGTACACCTTTCTCAGCGATCTTGGCGGATGGGCGCTCGGCAAGCTTGTGCTTGTGTCCGGCCTGATTCTGCTGCTGTCGGCGGCCACGCCCGAGTTAATGTACCGGCTGCGCTTCACGGAGGAGCTCCTGTCGCTTCCGATCATGCGGCTCTCGCATCATTTGTCGGTAGTGATCGGCTTTATGCTGGTGCTGCTGTCGAGAGGGATATCGCTGCATGTCCGCAGAGCCTATATCGGGTCGGGCATTCTGCTGGCTCTTGGAGCGGTGTTCGCCTTCGCCAAAGGGTTCGATTACGAAGAGGCGATCTTTCTGCTGCTGGTCGCCTTTCTTCTGTGGATTTCAAGGGCGCGTTTCTACCGGATCAGCGCGCCGATCTCACGGCAGAGCCTGCTGGGATGGCTGATGCTTACTTCTTTCATCGCTCTCAGCTATTATCTGCTGGCAAGCTATTCGCACCGCGGCTTCTTCAAAGCGCTGCGGCCCGGCGAGGCGACCGAGTGGCTGCAGCAGCACGGCCATTTTGCCTATACGGCTGCGGGCGGGTTGGCGGCCGCCTGGCTGCTGCTCTCCCTGGCCGCGGTGCTTCGGCCCAACCGGCGGGCGGAGGCGCTGACCGCGCCGCCGGATATGGAACGGCTGCGGCGGTATCTGGAGATGGAATCCGGCAACGCCCTGACCCATATGCTCTTCACGGGCGACAAGAGCTTCTACTGGGCGCAGGACGGCAAGGTTATGCTTCCCTTTGCCAGGGTGCGGGACAAGCTTGTCGTGCTCGGTGACCCGCTGGGCCCCAAAGAGCTGGTGAACGACGCGATCAGTGAGTTCCGGACAGAGGCCGACAGGTACGGTCTTACCGTGGTCTTCTATCAAGCGACGCCCGCCTACTTACCGATTTACCATGAGCAGGGCTACCGCTTCTTTAAACTCGGTGAAGAGGCGCTGGTGCCGCTGGAACGGTTCACCCTCAGTGGCAAAAGAAACAGCGACTTGCGGAGCGTCGCCCGCCGGTTCGAGCGCGAAGGCAGCACCTTTGAACTGGCGAAGCCTCCGTACGGGGCGGAGCTGCTGCAGGAGCTTCGTTCGATTTCCGACGAATGGCTGAGAGGCCGGGCGGAAAAAGGCTATTCGCTCGGATGGTTCGACGAATCGTATCTGCAGCTTGCGCCGCTGGCCCTGCTGCGGAATGCCGAAGGCGCCGTCATTGCCTTTGCCTCGCTTGCGCCGGGCTACGACGACGGGGTTACCGTATCCATCGACCTGATGCGCCATCGCCTGAAGAGCCCGAACGGAACGATGGACTTCCTGTTCATCTCACTCCTGGAATGGGCCAAGGCCGAGGGGTATGTAAGGTTCAACCTCGGTAATGCGCCCCTGTCCAGCGTCGGGCGAAATCCCGGCTCGCTGCGGGAAGAGAAAATCGCCCATCTGGTCTTCAAGCGCGGAGGGCATTGGTACGGCTTCTTAGGCCTCCGCCGGTACAAGGAGAAATTCTCGCCGGAGTGGGAGCCCCGCTATCTGGCTTATCCCGTCTCCCTGTCCCTGCCCGTGCTGACGCTGGATCTGGTAAGGCTCGTTTCCCGGCAGCCGAAAGTACGGAAATAG